In the genome of Schistocerca gregaria isolate iqSchGreg1 chromosome 11, iqSchGreg1.2, whole genome shotgun sequence, one region contains:
- the LOC126294975 gene encoding uncharacterized protein LOC126294975 — protein sequence MDDLIKGATVSRQTVTPGTALCGIDNLPDEVLIEIFSYLRLCDLTWCSHTCSRWRAILREEKSLWRRWQCATYDVGNAREVLATAGAVPQLETLYLLYSGSFGIHVAWPEATVFHHYGDAPLTWEPYFRCFDTDCLVIDHSMQKNIFFYLSWVDRLTLRRIFVVEQSYFCNPSDRTCESAGPVREAGSVDGPIRRVRDAHRDLFSGKGRRRGSALEVSAATSGVDAAVCPALEEVNVFSKYIWDEHLERLCSLGPVRALHVRCQRLRSLTFVRGCSATLEELEVSDCRRLLEDAFADLRYLERLRVLRLSDCHVEAQTVCSCVAGLPHLESCTINGCEVIWDLSS from the coding sequence acagtaacaccTGGAACAGCTCTCTGTGGAATAGATAATCTTCCAGACGAGGTCCTCATTGAAATATTCTCCTACTTGCGGCTGTGCGACTTGACGTGGTGTTCGCACACGTGCAGCAGGTGGCGTGCCATTCTACGCGAGGAGAAGTCGCTGTGGAGGCGCTGGCAGTGCGCGACGTACGACGTGGGGAACGCGAGGGAAGTGCTAGCTACGGCGGGTGCGGTGCCGCAGCTGGAAACGCTCTACCTTCTCTACTCCGGCTCGTTCGGGATCCACGTCGCCTGGCCGGAGGCCACCGTCTTCCACCACTACGGCGACGCCCCCCTGACGTGGGAGCCATACTTCCGGTGTTTCGATACCGACTGCCTGGTGATAGACCACTCGAtgcagaaaaacatttttttctacttgTCGTGGGTCGACCGCCTCACGTTGAGGAGGATATTCGTCGTAGAACAGTCGTATTTTTGTAACCCGTCCGACCGTACGTGCGAATCTGCCGGGCCAGTTCGCGAAGCCGGTAGTGTGGACGGTCCCATACGGAGGGTCAGAGACGCACACCGCGACCTCTTCTCCGGGAAGGGTCGCCGCCGCGGCAGTGCCCTGGAGGTCTCCGCCGCGACGTCCGGAGTGGACGCCGCCGTGTGCCCGGCGTTGGAGGAAGTGAATGTGttcagcaagtacatctgggaCGAACACCTCGAGAGGCTTTGCAGTCTGGGCCCGGTGCGTGCCTTGCACGTCCGGTGCCAGCGGCTCCGCAGCCTGACTTTCGTGCGGGGCTGCAGTGCGACGCTGGAGGAGCTGGAAGTCTCGGACTGCCGACGCCTCTTGGAGGACGCGTTTGCAGATCTACGCTATCTGGAGAGGCTGCGCGTGCTGCGGCTGTCGGACTGCCACGTCGAGGCGCAGACTGTCTGCAGTTGTGTGGCCGGCCTCCCTCACTTGGAGTCCTGCACGATAAATGGATGTGAAGTCATTTGGGATCTCTCCTCGTAG